The following DNA comes from Peromyscus leucopus breed LL Stock chromosome 2, UCI_PerLeu_2.1, whole genome shotgun sequence.
GTGCCATGGGCACCTTCTCCGCAGGTCGTGAGGGCCACTGCAGACCTTGGGCCGAGTAAGTCCTGGATGAGTGGCCTAGGCCCATTCTGAGGAAgcctttcctgtccctcccttgTAGTAACCCGAGGGCCCCCATTCATCTCCCAAATGGCTCAGAGGACAGCAGTCCTCCTAGAATGGCTGCTTGGGTAACCAACCctgacagtgtctgtctgtgtcccagCTGTGCCCAGTTTGGATTTCTCACCATGTTCCCTGGGAACAAGACTCACAATGCTGTGTGCATCCCGGAGCCACTGCCCACTGAGCAACATGGCCATTTGACTGTCATCTTCCTGGCCATGGCTGTGTGCATCCTCTTCCTaaccacagcccagctctgcctACATATGTGGCAGCTGAGGAGGCAGCACATATGTCCCCGAGGTCAGTTgtgtccctgggaaggggaacaTGTGTTTCAGGCTACTTGCTGACCACATTTTTACTACAGAGACCCAGCCACACTTGGAGGTGCAGCCACCAGCTGAGGATGCTTGCAGCTTCCAGTTCCCTGAGGAGGAGCGTGGGGAGCACACGGAGGAAAAGAGTCGTCTGGGAGACCGGTGGCCATGAGGGTTGTTCTTCCTCTGTACCCCAAGCCAGATCCTCTAAGACTTGCCCAGACCTACCCTTGGTGAGAGCAAAGGCTCTACTGTGCATCCTTCCCTGGGCCTGGCCCTGCTCCCCTCGATGGCGGAAGTGGGTGTAAGGTGTTAATGGTGGTAAACTACACCTGGGTGTTGAAAGAGTAGTGACTACAATGGTCCTATGGCTGCCGTCCTCTTTTGCCAGCTCTGTTGGAGTAGGGCCTTTAGGCTCTCCAAGAGCACTGAGTGTTCAGCACAAGACCTTGTATACATGgttttcaataaatacttgtcTCGTAATCTGAGTGGCTGTGTTCTAAGGACAGAGGAAAGC
Coding sequences within:
- the Tnfrsf18 gene encoding tumor necrosis factor receptor superfamily member 18 isoform X1, which gives rise to MGAWAVLCGVSLICMLDLGRQSLIEELSCGPGSFQHGTGTNTRCCSVCAPGQKTCPEGDCMCVMPEYHCEDPQCKTCKHYPCQPGQKVQLYGNIKFGFECVDCAMGTFSAGREGHCRPWADCAQFGFLTMFPGNKTHNAVCIPEPLPTEQHGHLTVIFLAMAVCILFLTTAQLCLHMWQLRRQHICPRETQPHLEVQPPAEDACSFQFPEEERGEHTEEKSRLGDRWP